The window GTCTCTCATCGTCACCCTTAATAAAATGCGATCAACTACATAAAGTAAGACCAAATTAAGGGTGGAATGGTATgaaaaagaaccaaaaaaacccccaaaacaatcCATTCTTCCACTTCTTGGTATCACATTAACTGATCATAGAGGATGATATTCATCCTTGAACAATGCAAATAAAGAACATTACTATGAATGTTGAGTACTTTATTAAAGCAACGTAAAAGATACGCGATCCGTGCCCGGTCCTAGCTCAGTCGGTAGAGCATGAGACTTTTAGGATGTTGGGTCTGAACCCCACCAAACCCAGACACAGGGGTTGCACAAACTAGTGCACTCACATGATGAATCACATATAAACTGGATTTCCATACTGGACACGCGTGGTCCGCTGTGGCGACCCGTAAGGGGAGCAGCCGAAAGAAGTagtacaagaagaagaagaagaagaagaagaaaatggtAGGTGATCCAGTTTTTACAACATTTCCAAAGAAGTCCAAATCTCACCTCGTGTCTGAATGCGGAAGTTGATCTTGCTCTCGGATGGGTGTGTAATGCTGTAGCCACAGAACTCCACCTCAGGACtgtgtaaacaacaacaacaagtcaCCAGCAAGTCACATCAACCTGTTGAGCTAAATTGATTTTCTACAGTAGCATGACTAAATCTTTACAGGTTCTTTCATGCCTCTTGTATACCTAATTTGTGGTGACTCTGTATACACTTTATCTTTTCATACATGTGTaacactttttctgttttttttaaggtgAAAAGGTAAGAGAGCAAGCTCCGTGCTGCCGCTTATGAAAATGTCTAAAGTGACACAGTGACggtcaggaaaaagaaaagcagtctGTTATGGGCTACTCCCGTAAGGTCACAAGTAAAGAGATGACGAGGCACTCTGGGAATGAGCACATGGGAAAACACCACTGGTTCCATCCCAGCAAATACACTTAGTCAAAGGACCACATTGACATACAACAGTGATCGTGTGGGGGCAAAAATATTACTGGTCCTTTTTATCATTTAGAATTTGTCAGTGATGAACTTCCTAATGAGTATTCTTCCATTTTACATGTCCACATAGTTTTGATCAGGCAGAATAATGAGAGAGACTATAATTAACTTGCAGCTtacatgcacatatatatatatatatatatatacacacacacatacatacacactttaaTACTGCATCTACCCTTTGATAGCCAAGTTATCTTTCCACAAATCGTTGTATACTACTTTTGATTTCTACTTCTACATCCATAGGTCTGGGGAAAATGGCATTATTGTTTATTTCCCAGAAAACAACCCATGATTTTAATAAACCTTAACAAACGGGAACAATCTCTTACTTCTTCGTGATCATGTATCTGAGCGAATTGCCCAGTGTGTGGTCCTCCTCATGCAGGACGAACGTCACGCAGCCTTCGTCAGCGCCGTCCGCTTGGACCTATTCACAAATACCGAACACGAGAACAGCGGAGTTGAGTAAACTCAATGAACAAGCTTCCCTCTAGGAGGAGACATGGAGTACCTATAGCTACACAGCAATTCTTTCATGCAACAAGCTGTTGTCTTGATTATTCTTAAAATAAAGCCCTGACATGATTGACCTTGGTTTATTAGTATCCTTTGAAATCAAACAACATGCCTTCAGACTGATTAGTGCATTATTTATGTCGTATTTAACTATTTTGTGTTAACAAATACTCCAGGAATAATTGAAGTTCACCACATGCTCTCCAGTGATTATAATGACCTGATCGCCACTGAGACTTCGGAAAACGGTAAGCCAAAATACCCGATGCATAATAACTAATAAAAGCTAATGTGGGCTCCAAATCACTGAGGAGAATCAACTGTTAATAGAAGACAGGAAAGGTGGAGAGGTCAGGAAAGTCAGGGAAGTCCATTGATCATAAGATATTTCCTGTTCTAGGACGGAAAGATCTGTTGACACAGGACAGGAGGGGCAGTCTGAGTCCAAACTGGAAGAAGATAAAGAGAGGGTGATGGATTAAAGTGACATTAGCATGGTGGTCAACTTCAATTTCTGCTTATCAGATCAAACAGCAGATCAGAGGAAAGTCAGACAGTTCGGCCCGAGTGAAAATCTCACCACTGAAAGTTCTGCTCAATACACAGAGGCCTTTCTTCTGgtgttgtctttattgtttaaccttttgatcttctgtTCGGAGAAATTCACAGAAATAAtccgctctcatggatatcaaacaaaacacaggtttatccaaaaaaaaaaaaaaaaaaaaatctttgttaaatatagatgtccAACAATTAGTGgcactttgccaagataacagctctgattcttctcctataatgcctgatgaggttggagaatacatggcgagggatctgagaccgttcctccatacagaatctctccagatccttcagatttcgaggtccacgctggtggactttcctcttcagttcatccacaggttttctatggggttcaggtcaggggactgggatggtcatggcaggactttgattttatggtcagtaaaccatttttgtattgattttgatgtatgttttggatcattgtcctgctggaagatccaaccacggcccatttgaagctttctggcagaggcagtcaggtttttgtttttggatgagagtagagatgtttttcttgaaacagtcccaaacaacttgtggtgatgtaggtgacttcggattgtagttttggagactttctgaccccaagacacaactaacttctgcaattctccagctgtgatccttggagattttttgtccactcgaaccgtcctcttcacagtgtgttgagacgatatagacacgcgtccaattccaggtcgattcataacatttccagtcgactggaacgtCCTAatcattgccctgatggtggaaacgggcattttcaatgcttgtgttattttcttatagacacttcccattttgtgaagctcaagaACCTTTtcccacacatcacagctatattccttcgtcttacccattgttatgaatgactaagggaatctggcctgtgtgttacctcatatttatacccctgtgaaacaggacgtcatggttgaacaattgtTAGTTTCCcctatttatgtatgtatgtgcattcTACTGTATCAATAATGCAAATATGATGTGATATTGGTTGGGAAACcaatttggcagacactcttGTTCAGACTGACTTATGGAAGTTCGTCCATATTCTGATACATAATAAATCAATACATAAGAAATATAATAAGCATGTGATTAGTGCACATTCAAGTACTTATTATTGAGCGctactgaactttttttttttagattgctTGAGCCAAAGTAAAGACGAATTCCATAATGGGAAAAACACTGCATGTTCTGGTTTGTAACATTATTTAAGATTTAAGCCTGAGGCATGCTTTcagtaataatttatttatttatttattttaactcaaCAGTAAAATCAGATATTGGACAACCCCATGAAGCATTAATATACATACTTTCTGGTAAAGTACTACACAAGAAAGCTTTTAGATGcagccacacactgcatcagtgCCCTCTAGTGAAGAAAAGTATAAAATGGCAGGAATTTTAATTATTGCCTCCTCCTTTCCATAcacctacagttgcaatcaaaattattcaaccctcattgcaaatcaggcacgcaaacccaagaatattactgaactggaggccattgctcatgaggaatgggagaagattcctcaggaacgttGCCAGAAGCTAAGCtatcttgtttgcagcaggtcataacagcaaaaaggtgctctacttggtactaaagatgctcgccgtgaagaggttgaataattttgaaactggagaagtcattataagttgcattttcagttgaatttggggaaaccacttgaagcattcgctgtgttgaactatttcaattgattttgtttgatttgttcatcgcacacagctgaaagtctgtacattttgacaaaacctgatttgcactgggggttgaatcattttgattgcagctgtactATGAAATCATACGGTGTTTGCCTGAACTCGGAAGTGGGAAGACGGAGCTCGGAATTCTGTGCAAAAACAAGAACTTCTCCATGAAACTTGCCTTTTATTTGCTCTGTCTGAGCACTTAAAGCTCATAAACCAGCAACAAGCTAGTTATCCAACACTACTGAAGTGAATGATAACTCATTTAACTCTtgtatatggaaggagtctccagtgtcggtgctttgtaacggtcTGTAGGTTTTTCCACCAAAGGGGGAGTCTTCAGGATAGACGAGTTTGTCAGTAACACGAAAAGCTGtgtattttgtcttattattaatttcaagagaatgaaaataaaagaggccggtgagggaatgactgctcgtcgctgctataatgtaataataacataacataacaacaGGATCCACATCGATTCGAACGAGTTCCACAGCGTTAAATGTACGTATACAAAtgactttgaaaaaaaaaatcatgattaCTTGTTTAATTAATGGAAAAACTGCAAT is drawn from Ictalurus furcatus strain D&B chromosome 8, Billie_1.0, whole genome shotgun sequence and contains these coding sequences:
- the polr1d gene encoding DNA-directed RNA polymerases I and III subunit RPAC2 isoform X2; translation: MAGTDTEKKPVLEMVQADGADEGCVTFVLHEEDHTLGNSLRYMITKNPEVEFCGYSITHPSESKINFRIQTRGGLPATEPLRKGLNELTDVCKHVLHTFEAQVKDFREQQGEAME